The following are encoded in a window of Lagenorhynchus albirostris chromosome 3, mLagAlb1.1, whole genome shotgun sequence genomic DNA:
- the SLC25A46 gene encoding mitochondrial outer membrane protein SLC25A46 isoform X2: MHPRRPDGFDGLGYRSGARDEQGFGGAFPARSFSSASDLSHWVTTPPDIPGSRNLHWGEKSPPYGVPPPSTPLEGPAEEPFPRGGGGSVPGQSSEQLNRFAGFGIGLASLFTENVLAHPCIVLRRQCQVNYHARLYHLTPFTVINIMYSFNKTQGPRALWKGMGSTFIVQGVTLGAEGIISEFTPLPREISHKWNPKQIGEHLLLKSLTYIVAMPFYSASLIETVQSEIIRDNTGILECIKEGIGRVIGLGVPHSKRLLPLLSLIFPTVLHGVLHYIISSVIQKIVLLILKRKTYNSHLAESTSPVQSMLDAYFPELIANFAASLCSDVILYPLETVLHRLHIQGTRTIIDNTDLGYEVLPINTQYEGMRDCINTIRQEEGMLGFYKGFGAVVIQYTLHAAVLQITKIIYSTLLQNSV; the protein is encoded by the exons ATGCATCCCCGGCGCCCGGACGGATTCGATGGCTTGGGCTATCGGAGTGGTGCCCGGGATGAGCAGGGCTTTGGCGGCGCTTTCCCTGCAAGGTCCTTCAGCTCCGCGTCGGACCTGAGCCACTGGGTGACAACTCCCCCAGACATCCCGGGTAGCCGCAACCTGCACTGGGGCGAGAAGAGCCCGCCCTACGGtgtgccccctccctccaccccgctCGAGGGTCCAGCAGAGGAACCCTTtccccgcggcggcggcggcagcgtgCCCGGGCAGAGCAGCG AACAGCTGAATAGATTTGCTGGATTTGGTATTGGACTTGCAAG tctttttACAGAAAATGTACTGGCCCATCCCTGCATTGTTCTACGCCGCCAATGTCAG GTTAATTACCATGCTCGGCTTTATCATCTCACTCCATTTACAGTCATCAATATTATGTACAGCTTCAACAAAACTCAG gGACCAAGGGCTCTTTGGAAAGGAATGGGAAGTACATTTATTGTTCAGGGAGTCACACTTGGAGCAGAGGGAATAATCAGTGAATTCACACCTTTACCAAG ggagatttcacataaatggaatcctaaACAAATAGGAGAACACCTTCTACTGAAATC CCTAACTTATATAGTGGCAATGCCTTTTTATTCAGCAAGTCTAATCGAAACAGTACAG AGTGAGATAATTCGAGACAATACTGGAATTTTGGAATGTATTAAAGAAGGAATTGGAAGAGTGATAGGCTTGGGAGTGCCTCACAGCAAACGACTACTTCCGCTTCTTTCCTTGATCTTCCCTACGGTGCTGCATGGGGTTCTTCATTACATCATTAGCTCAGTCATTCAGAAGATTGTCCTGCTAATTCTAAAGAGAAAGACTTACAATAGCCACCTAGCTGAGAGCACTAGCCCGGTGCAGAGTATGTTGGATGCTTATTTTCCAGAGCTTATTGCTAACTTTGCTGCCAGTCTTTGCTCTGATGTTATACTTTACCCATTGGAAACAGTTTTGCACCGCCTTCACATTCAAGGAACACGCACAATAATTGACAATACAGACCTTGGCTATGAAGTGCTTCCAATTAATACACAGTATGAGGGAATGAGAGACTGTATCAATACCATAAGGCAGGAAGAAGGAATGCTTGGTTTTTATAAAGGGTTTGGTGCTGTTGTAATACAGTACACGCTGCACGCAGCTGTTTTACAGATTACCAAGATTATTTACTCTACTCTTCTTCAAAATAGTGTTTGA
- the SLC25A46 gene encoding mitochondrial outer membrane protein SLC25A46 isoform X1 produces the protein MHPRRPDGFDGLGYRSGARDEQGFGGAFPARSFSSASDLSHWVTTPPDIPGSRNLHWGEKSPPYGVPPPSTPLEGPAEEPFPRGGGGSVPGQSSEQLNRFAGFGIGLASLFTENVLAHPCIVLRRQCQVNYHARLYHLTPFTVINIMYSFNKTQGPRALWKGMGSTFIVQGVTLGAEGIISEFTPLPREISHKWNPKQIGEHLLLKSLTYIVAMPFYSASLIETVQDLFGCCIKNKLDWEGGQRQSEIIRDNTGILECIKEGIGRVIGLGVPHSKRLLPLLSLIFPTVLHGVLHYIISSVIQKIVLLILKRKTYNSHLAESTSPVQSMLDAYFPELIANFAASLCSDVILYPLETVLHRLHIQGTRTIIDNTDLGYEVLPINTQYEGMRDCINTIRQEEGMLGFYKGFGAVVIQYTLHAAVLQITKIIYSTLLQNSV, from the exons ATGCATCCCCGGCGCCCGGACGGATTCGATGGCTTGGGCTATCGGAGTGGTGCCCGGGATGAGCAGGGCTTTGGCGGCGCTTTCCCTGCAAGGTCCTTCAGCTCCGCGTCGGACCTGAGCCACTGGGTGACAACTCCCCCAGACATCCCGGGTAGCCGCAACCTGCACTGGGGCGAGAAGAGCCCGCCCTACGGtgtgccccctccctccaccccgctCGAGGGTCCAGCAGAGGAACCCTTtccccgcggcggcggcggcagcgtgCCCGGGCAGAGCAGCG AACAGCTGAATAGATTTGCTGGATTTGGTATTGGACTTGCAAG tctttttACAGAAAATGTACTGGCCCATCCCTGCATTGTTCTACGCCGCCAATGTCAG GTTAATTACCATGCTCGGCTTTATCATCTCACTCCATTTACAGTCATCAATATTATGTACAGCTTCAACAAAACTCAG gGACCAAGGGCTCTTTGGAAAGGAATGGGAAGTACATTTATTGTTCAGGGAGTCACACTTGGAGCAGAGGGAATAATCAGTGAATTCACACCTTTACCAAG ggagatttcacataaatggaatcctaaACAAATAGGAGAACACCTTCTACTGAAATC CCTAACTTATATAGTGGCAATGCCTTTTTATTCAGCAAGTCTAATCGAAACAGTACAG GATCTGTTTGgctgctgtattaaaaataaactggactGGGAAGGGGGCCAGAGGCAG AGTGAGATAATTCGAGACAATACTGGAATTTTGGAATGTATTAAAGAAGGAATTGGAAGAGTGATAGGCTTGGGAGTGCCTCACAGCAAACGACTACTTCCGCTTCTTTCCTTGATCTTCCCTACGGTGCTGCATGGGGTTCTTCATTACATCATTAGCTCAGTCATTCAGAAGATTGTCCTGCTAATTCTAAAGAGAAAGACTTACAATAGCCACCTAGCTGAGAGCACTAGCCCGGTGCAGAGTATGTTGGATGCTTATTTTCCAGAGCTTATTGCTAACTTTGCTGCCAGTCTTTGCTCTGATGTTATACTTTACCCATTGGAAACAGTTTTGCACCGCCTTCACATTCAAGGAACACGCACAATAATTGACAATACAGACCTTGGCTATGAAGTGCTTCCAATTAATACACAGTATGAGGGAATGAGAGACTGTATCAATACCATAAGGCAGGAAGAAGGAATGCTTGGTTTTTATAAAGGGTTTGGTGCTGTTGTAATACAGTACACGCTGCACGCAGCTGTTTTACAGATTACCAAGATTATTTACTCTACTCTTCTTCAAAATAGTGTTTGA